The following are from one region of the Noviherbaspirillum sedimenti genome:
- a CDS encoding phosphoribosyltransferase — protein sequence MADAGHGELRVSWSQYRRHIEELAVLVHRSGWKFDHILCLARGGLRPGDVLSRLFNVPVAILATSSYREDAGSTQGELAIARHVTMSSGTLKGRVLLVDDLVDSGVTLDKVQKHLREAFPEVSEVRSAVIWYKACSCMRPDYFVQYLETNPWIKQPFEEYEHLGIEGLLKRGLTDACSD from the coding sequence ATGGCCGATGCAGGGCATGGCGAACTCAGGGTTTCCTGGAGTCAGTACCGCCGTCATATCGAAGAGCTGGCGGTGCTGGTGCATCGTTCAGGCTGGAAGTTCGATCACATCCTGTGCCTGGCGCGCGGCGGCTTGCGGCCGGGGGATGTGCTGTCGCGGCTGTTCAACGTGCCGGTGGCGATCCTGGCCACCAGCTCCTATCGCGAAGATGCCGGCAGCACGCAAGGTGAGCTGGCCATCGCCAGGCATGTCACCATGTCCAGCGGTACGCTGAAAGGGCGGGTATTGCTGGTGGATGACCTGGTTGATTCCGGCGTCACGCTGGACAAGGTGCAGAAGCATTTGCGGGAAGCTTTTCCGGAGGTTTCCGAGGTGCGCTCGGCAGTGATCTGGTACAAGGCCTGCTCTTGCATGCGCCCGGATTATTTTGTGCAATATCTGGAAACGAATCCCTGGATCAAACAGCCGTTTGAAGAGTACGAGCACTTGGGGATTGAGGGTTTGCTGAAGCGGGGGTTGACGGACGCCTGTTCCGACTGA
- the rnr gene encoding ribonuclease R, protein MSQYLYPIPSREEILGILRTSTGAHDAAELAAALGVKPEEMEGLTRRLNAMERDGQLKPDRHGKYQLANQASFIEGRVSGHREGFGFLIPDDGGDDLFLSEREMQKVMNGDRVKARIVGVDRRGRPEGSIVEVVSRANTHVIGRLLNENGTWVVAPEDKRIGQDILLVGKPGKAKAGQVVSVELVEQPARFTKPSGKIAEVLGDIDDPGMEIEIAVRKFGVPHEFSDAALKQATKLPNEVVAADLDERVDLRDVPLVTIDGEDARDFDDAVYCEPVKIGRTPGYRLIVAIADVSHYVKPGEGLDNDAIERSTSVYFPRRVIPMLPEKLSNGLCSLNPAVDRLTLVCDAVITNKGEIKAYQFYPAVIHSAARLTYTEVAAVLGNTKGPEAARHAALVPHLTHLYEVFQCLLTARHARGAIDFETTETYIVCNANGKIEKILPRTRNDAHRLIEECMLAANVCAADLLERHEHPGVYRVHARPTKEKLTQVRNFLKQVGLHLGGGEEPVASDYAELLPKIKLRPDAVLLQTMLLRSMQQAVYSPDNIGHFGLSYEAYAHFTSPIRRYPDLLTHRAIKAILHGKRYSPKGIDTTVLNTMLSPAARKMQAQSKAAGKKKSEGDLAIWEALGIHCSANERRADEASRDVEAWLKCYFIRDKLGEEFTGTISGVAGFGIFVQLDQLYIEGMVHVTDLGADYFQYDETRHELRGERTGIRYQLTDRVTVQVSRVDLDARKIDLRLVHEPGIHTQLKNEARRADATQGRSGKAGSKPGAGSAKLANSASNAQGAKGAKGGKGAKGAKGAKGAKGAEAENGAGAARARPAKGGAATKSSRSSAPDGTRSAGKPARKKR, encoded by the coding sequence TTGAGCCAATATCTTTATCCCATTCCTAGCCGAGAGGAAATCCTCGGTATCCTGCGCACTTCCACGGGCGCCCATGATGCAGCGGAGCTCGCCGCCGCGCTCGGTGTCAAACCCGAAGAAATGGAAGGCTTGACGCGCCGCCTGAACGCCATGGAGCGCGATGGCCAGCTCAAGCCTGACCGGCACGGCAAGTATCAGCTCGCCAACCAGGCCAGCTTCATCGAAGGGCGTGTCAGCGGACACCGCGAAGGCTTTGGTTTCCTGATCCCGGACGATGGCGGGGATGATCTCTTCCTTTCCGAGCGGGAGATGCAAAAGGTTATGAACGGCGATCGCGTGAAAGCGCGCATCGTTGGCGTCGATCGCCGCGGCCGCCCCGAGGGCAGCATTGTCGAAGTCGTCTCGCGCGCCAATACCCATGTGATCGGCCGCCTGCTGAATGAAAATGGCACCTGGGTCGTCGCCCCCGAGGACAAGCGCATCGGCCAGGATATTCTGCTGGTTGGCAAGCCTGGCAAGGCCAAGGCCGGCCAGGTGGTGAGTGTCGAGCTGGTCGAGCAACCGGCGCGCTTTACCAAGCCGTCTGGCAAGATCGCTGAAGTGCTGGGCGACATCGACGACCCCGGCATGGAAATTGAAATCGCCGTGCGCAAGTTCGGCGTGCCGCACGAATTTTCTGATGCAGCCTTGAAACAGGCGACCAAGCTGCCGAATGAAGTGGTGGCGGCCGACCTGGATGAGCGCGTCGATTTGCGCGACGTGCCGCTGGTAACCATCGATGGCGAGGATGCGCGCGACTTCGATGACGCGGTGTATTGCGAGCCGGTGAAGATCGGCCGCACTCCCGGCTACCGCCTGATCGTGGCGATTGCCGACGTCAGTCATTACGTCAAACCCGGTGAGGGCCTGGACAATGATGCGATCGAGCGCAGCACCTCGGTCTATTTCCCGCGCCGTGTCATCCCGATGTTGCCGGAAAAGCTATCCAATGGCCTGTGCTCGCTGAACCCGGCCGTCGATCGCCTGACGCTGGTGTGCGACGCCGTCATCACCAACAAGGGCGAGATCAAGGCTTACCAGTTCTACCCGGCGGTGATCCATTCGGCCGCGCGCCTGACTTATACCGAGGTGGCTGCGGTTCTTGGCAACACCAAGGGGCCGGAAGCGGCCCGGCACGCCGCCCTGGTGCCGCACCTGACGCATCTCTACGAAGTCTTCCAGTGCCTGCTGACCGCGCGCCATGCGCGCGGCGCGATCGACTTTGAAACCACCGAGACCTATATCGTCTGCAATGCCAACGGCAAGATCGAGAAGATCCTGCCGCGCACGCGCAATGATGCGCATCGCCTGATCGAGGAATGCATGCTGGCGGCCAACGTCTGTGCCGCCGATCTGCTGGAGCGGCATGAGCATCCGGGTGTCTATCGCGTGCATGCCCGGCCGACCAAGGAAAAGCTCACGCAGGTGCGCAACTTCCTCAAGCAGGTCGGCCTGCATTTGGGCGGCGGCGAGGAGCCCGTGGCCTCCGACTATGCCGAATTGCTGCCCAAGATTAAATTGCGCCCGGATGCCGTGCTGCTGCAGACCATGTTGCTGCGCTCGATGCAGCAGGCGGTCTACAGCCCGGACAATATCGGCCATTTCGGCTTGTCCTACGAAGCCTATGCGCACTTCACCAGCCCGATCCGGCGTTACCCGGACCTGCTGACGCATCGCGCCATCAAGGCCATCCTGCACGGTAAACGCTATTCGCCCAAGGGGATCGATACCACGGTGCTGAACACCATGCTGTCGCCGGCGGCGCGCAAGATGCAGGCGCAGAGCAAGGCGGCCGGCAAGAAGAAAAGCGAGGGCGACCTGGCGATATGGGAAGCGCTGGGCATCCATTGCTCGGCCAACGAGCGCCGCGCCGACGAGGCGTCGCGTGATGTTGAAGCCTGGCTCAAGTGCTACTTCATCCGCGACAAGCTGGGTGAGGAATTCACCGGCACCATTTCCGGCGTGGCGGGCTTTGGCATTTTCGTGCAACTCGACCAGCTCTACATCGAGGGCATGGTGCATGTCACCGATCTCGGCGCCGATTATTTCCAGTACGATGAGACCCGCCATGAATTGCGCGGCGAGCGTACCGGCATTCGCTACCAGCTGACCGACCGCGTGACGGTGCAGGTCAGCCGGGTTGACCTCGATGCGCGCAAGATCGACTTGCGCCTGGTGCATGAACCGGGCATCCATACCCAGCTGAAAAACGAGGCGCGTCGCGCCGATGCCACGCAGGGCAGGTCCGGCAAGGCCGGAAGCAAGCCTGGGGCGGGCAGCGCCAAGTTGGCCAACTCAGCCAGCAATGCGCAAGGCGCCAAAGGCGCTAAAGGTGGCAAAGGTGCCAAGGGCGCCAAAGGTGCCAAAGGTGCCAAGGGTGCAGAGGCCGAAAATGGCGCCGGTGCCGCGCGCGCGCGGCCAGCCAAGGGTGGCGCTGCCACCAAATCGTCGAGATCGTCCGCACCAGATGGGACGCGCTCGGCCGGTAAACCTGCCAGGAAAAAGCGTTAA
- the rlmB gene encoding 23S rRNA (guanosine(2251)-2'-O)-methyltransferase RlmB, whose translation MKSKMIFGFHAVTARLRHDASSVEEIYIDASRHDRRMQDLIQAIKAANVRIIHADDQRLDSMVGTRRHQGVVAKAGELSLARNLDELLDAIEGPPLLLILDGITDPHNLGACLRVADGAGAHAVIAPKDRAVGLNATAAKVASGAAETVPYITVTNLARTMRELKEREVWLYGFSDDAEKTLYEAELAGPAALVMGSEGEGMRRLTRENCDVLVSIPMFGSVESLNVSVASGVCLYEARRQRLAAA comes from the coding sequence ATGAAAAGCAAGATGATTTTCGGCTTCCATGCCGTCACCGCCCGGCTGCGCCACGATGCTTCATCGGTCGAAGAGATTTATATCGATGCGTCGCGCCACGACCGGCGCATGCAGGACCTGATCCAGGCCATCAAGGCAGCCAATGTCCGCATCATTCATGCCGACGACCAGCGTCTTGACAGCATGGTCGGCACGCGCCGTCACCAGGGCGTGGTGGCGAAAGCCGGCGAACTTTCGCTGGCGCGCAACCTCGATGAATTGCTCGATGCGATCGAAGGCCCGCCGCTGCTGCTGATCCTCGACGGCATCACCGATCCGCATAACCTCGGCGCCTGCCTGCGCGTGGCCGACGGCGCCGGCGCGCATGCGGTGATCGCTCCCAAGGACCGCGCAGTCGGCCTGAATGCGACGGCGGCCAAGGTGGCCAGCGGCGCTGCCGAGACCGTGCCCTACATTACCGTCACCAACCTCGCGCGCACCATGCGCGAACTGAAGGAGCGCGAGGTCTGGCTGTATGGCTTTTCCGACGATGCCGAAAAAACCCTGTACGAAGCCGAACTGGCTGGCCCGGCGGCGTTGGTGATGGGCTCGGAAGGCGAGGGCATGCGCCGGCTGACGCGCGAGAATTGCGACGTGCTGGTCAGCATCCCGATGTTCGGCTCGGTCGAAAGCCTGAACGTCTCGGTGGCCTCGGGTGTCTGCCTGTACGAGGCGCGCCGCCAGCGCCTCGCCGCCGCCTGA